A genomic segment from Phragmites australis chromosome 6, lpPhrAust1.1, whole genome shotgun sequence encodes:
- the LOC133921327 gene encoding transcription factor BIM2-like isoform X1, producing MFQKKRKYRRHSQTGQAGLPPIFLPLALLPDYNKLSGVDSRIRHIPSVLEGSKIQTPSFCCSGSLGRRQRSLGSRVRMPMQLFQGEKPAHDFLSLHTGGGSSSPVQLQDTQHSTQVVAYDLGVHNSLKPLKLAKQRGGGDGAIGMASSGLEVDLEEHVLPGGVETFSISQVPSAQSRGEVASHGIARGAFAPVLHGSRTEGTHGTESGTRAHSGPSTMWQDSGIDQRSRAARGEGRSSGSSADQRPGTPRSKHSATEQRRRTKINDRLELLRELLPHGDQKRDKASFLLEVIEYIRFLQEKVQKFESANPQKNHEDSFMPWAKVYYRSCWRNTEGGRLSPSTQGMNKEQYGSKQITEVPTALFSTQSARETITTNSTPQKVATTAQNCANISAPTRKPPWLSMSTPDSGNETLIENKRQCLHEDTRSISNAYSQGILTRLTEALKTSGVDPSQANISVEINMGRRETVHSDIHGDSKVNEGEDSTHVAKRLLCERS from the exons AtgtttcaaaagaaaagaaaatatagaaGACACAGCCAGACAGGGCAGGCAGGTTTACCTCCCATTTTTCTCCCCCTGGCTCTTCTACCTGACTATAATAAGCTCAGCGGAGTCGACAGCCGAATTCGCCACATTCCGTCGGTACTAGAAGGCAGCAAGATCCAGACACCATCTTTCTGCTGCAGCGGCAGCCTTGGCAGGCGCCAGAGATCTCTCGGTTCCCGTGTCCGCATGCCAATGCAGCTCTTCCAAG GAGAGAAGCCGGCGCATGATTTCCTCTCGCTCCACACCGGAGGAGGCTCTTCGTCGCCGGTTCAGCTCCAGGACACGCAGCATTCCACCCAAG TTGTAGCATACGATTTGGGAGTGCACAATTCCCTAAAGCCCCTCAAACTGGCCAAGCAgcgtggcggcggcgacggagcGATCGGCATGGCATCGTCGGGTTTGGAGGTGGACTTGGAGGAGCATGTCCTACCGGGTGGCGTCGAGACCTTCAGCATCAGTCAGGTGCCATCTGCTCAGTCCAGGGGAGAAGTCGCAAGCCATGGCATCGCTAGGGGTGCGTTTGCTCCTGTCCTTCATGGCTCCAGAACGGAAGGTACACATGGCACAGAATCTGGAACCAGGGCTCACAGTGGTCCGTCCACAATGTGGCAAGATTCAGGCATTGATCAAAGATCCAGAG CAgcgagaggagagggaagaagcagcgGCAGCAGTGCTGATCAAAGGCCCGGCACTCCGAGATCAAAGCATTCCGCTACCGAGCAGAGGAGAAGGACCAAGATAAATGACAG GCTTGAACTACTTCGGGAACTCCTACCACACGGTGATCAGAAGAGGGACAAAGCCTCTTTCCTTCTCGAG GTCATTGAATACATAAGGTTCTTGCAAGAGAAAGTCCAAAAGTTCGAGTCAGCCAACCCACAAAAGAATCACGAGGATTCCTTCATGCCATGG GCAAAAGTTTACTACAGATCATGCTGGAGAAACACAGAG GGAGGAAGATTATCACCTTCCACACAAGGTATGAACAAAGAACAATATGGCTCCAAGCAAATTACAGAGGTACCTACTGCTCTCTTCAGCACACAAAGCGCGAGAGAAACAATTACAACCAACAGTACCCCCCAAAAGGTGGCAACCACAGCACAAAACTGTGCAA ACATCAGCGCACCTACCAGAAAGCCACCATGGTTGAGCATGTCAACCCCTGATTCAGGCAACGAAACACTAATCGAGAACAAGAGACAATGTCTTCACGAGGACACTCGCAGTATTTCTAATGCTTACTCTCAAGG GATATTAACTAGATTGACAGAAGCTCTAAAAACGTCAGGAGTAGATCCATCTCAAGCTAATATATCTGTAGAGATTAATATGGGCAGAAGAGAAACAGTACATAGTGACATACATGGCGATTCAAAG GTTAATGAAGGTGAAGACTCTACTCATGTGGCCAAGAGGCTCCTGTGTGAAAGAAGCTAG
- the LOC133921327 gene encoding transcription factor BIM2-like isoform X2 — translation MFQKKRKYRRHSQTGQAGLPPIFLPLALLPDYNKLSGVDSRIRHIPSVLEGSKIQTPSFCCSGSLGRRQRSLGSRVRMPMQLFQGEKPAHDFLSLHTGGGSSSPVQLQDTQHSTQVVAYDLGVHNSLKPLKLAKQRGGGDGAIGMASSGLEVDLEEHVLPGGVETFSISQVPSAQSRGEVASHGIARGAFAPVLHGSRTEGTHGTESGTRAHSGPSTMWQDSGIDQRSRARGEGRSSGSSADQRPGTPRSKHSATEQRRRTKINDRLELLRELLPHGDQKRDKASFLLEVIEYIRFLQEKVQKFESANPQKNHEDSFMPWAKVYYRSCWRNTEGGRLSPSTQGMNKEQYGSKQITEVPTALFSTQSARETITTNSTPQKVATTAQNCANISAPTRKPPWLSMSTPDSGNETLIENKRQCLHEDTRSISNAYSQGILTRLTEALKTSGVDPSQANISVEINMGRRETVHSDIHGDSKVNEGEDSTHVAKRLLCERS, via the exons AtgtttcaaaagaaaagaaaatatagaaGACACAGCCAGACAGGGCAGGCAGGTTTACCTCCCATTTTTCTCCCCCTGGCTCTTCTACCTGACTATAATAAGCTCAGCGGAGTCGACAGCCGAATTCGCCACATTCCGTCGGTACTAGAAGGCAGCAAGATCCAGACACCATCTTTCTGCTGCAGCGGCAGCCTTGGCAGGCGCCAGAGATCTCTCGGTTCCCGTGTCCGCATGCCAATGCAGCTCTTCCAAG GAGAGAAGCCGGCGCATGATTTCCTCTCGCTCCACACCGGAGGAGGCTCTTCGTCGCCGGTTCAGCTCCAGGACACGCAGCATTCCACCCAAG TTGTAGCATACGATTTGGGAGTGCACAATTCCCTAAAGCCCCTCAAACTGGCCAAGCAgcgtggcggcggcgacggagcGATCGGCATGGCATCGTCGGGTTTGGAGGTGGACTTGGAGGAGCATGTCCTACCGGGTGGCGTCGAGACCTTCAGCATCAGTCAGGTGCCATCTGCTCAGTCCAGGGGAGAAGTCGCAAGCCATGGCATCGCTAGGGGTGCGTTTGCTCCTGTCCTTCATGGCTCCAGAACGGAAGGTACACATGGCACAGAATCTGGAACCAGGGCTCACAGTGGTCCGTCCACAATGTGGCAAGATTCAGGCATTGATCAAAGATCCAGAG cgagaggagagggaagaagcagcgGCAGCAGTGCTGATCAAAGGCCCGGCACTCCGAGATCAAAGCATTCCGCTACCGAGCAGAGGAGAAGGACCAAGATAAATGACAG GCTTGAACTACTTCGGGAACTCCTACCACACGGTGATCAGAAGAGGGACAAAGCCTCTTTCCTTCTCGAG GTCATTGAATACATAAGGTTCTTGCAAGAGAAAGTCCAAAAGTTCGAGTCAGCCAACCCACAAAAGAATCACGAGGATTCCTTCATGCCATGG GCAAAAGTTTACTACAGATCATGCTGGAGAAACACAGAG GGAGGAAGATTATCACCTTCCACACAAGGTATGAACAAAGAACAATATGGCTCCAAGCAAATTACAGAGGTACCTACTGCTCTCTTCAGCACACAAAGCGCGAGAGAAACAATTACAACCAACAGTACCCCCCAAAAGGTGGCAACCACAGCACAAAACTGTGCAA ACATCAGCGCACCTACCAGAAAGCCACCATGGTTGAGCATGTCAACCCCTGATTCAGGCAACGAAACACTAATCGAGAACAAGAGACAATGTCTTCACGAGGACACTCGCAGTATTTCTAATGCTTACTCTCAAGG GATATTAACTAGATTGACAGAAGCTCTAAAAACGTCAGGAGTAGATCCATCTCAAGCTAATATATCTGTAGAGATTAATATGGGCAGAAGAGAAACAGTACATAGTGACATACATGGCGATTCAAAG GTTAATGAAGGTGAAGACTCTACTCATGTGGCCAAGAGGCTCCTGTGTGAAAGAAGCTAG
- the LOC133921328 gene encoding protein TIC 20-v, chloroplastic-like, with protein sequence MASAVSLLLLSSPSPLHRASPSHLLSVPHRRVFLTGHTATPRRLLAAPPRASNNNDNSDAVEALDRLVAAGAYLYPFLDGAHHGRFLLAQFPFFSALLRPLAPAARLFHSSPLTPFLLFLTLYFAVVRNQQAFPRFVRFNAMQAVALDVLLIFPDLLAQSFAPSTGGGVGFEIFQSMENTVFLFLLVCLVYGGGACLLGKTPRLPIVADAAERQVM encoded by the coding sequence ATGGCATCCGCCGTttcgctgctcctcctctcgtcCCCGAGCCCGCTTCACCGCGCGAGCCCATCCCACCTCCTCAGCGTCCCGCACCGGCGGGTCTTCCTCACCGGCCACACCGCGACccctcgccgcctcctcgccgccccGCCGCGCGCCtccaacaacaacgacaacagCGACGCGGTGGAGGCGCTCGACCGCCTCGTGGCCGCGGGCGCCTACCTGTACCCGTTCCTCGACGGCGCGCACCACGGCCGCTTCCTCCTCGCGCAGTTCCCCTTCTTCAGCGCGCTCCTCCGCCCGCTCGCGCCCGCCGCGCGCCTCTTCCACTCCTCGCCGCTCAcgcccttcctcctcttcctcacgcTCTATTTCGCCGTGGTGCGAAACCAGCAGGCCTTCCCCCGATTCGTCCGCTTCAACGCCATGCAGGCCGTCGCGCTCGACGTGCTGCTCATCTTCCCCGACCTGCTCGCGCAGTCATTCGCGCCCTCCACAGGCGGCGGGGTTGGGTTCGAGATCTTCCAGAGCATGGAGAACACCGTATTCCTGTTCCTGCTCGTCTGCTTGGTGTACGGCGGGGGCGCGTGCCTGCTCGGGAAGACGCCAAGGCTGCCCATCGTCGCTGATGCAGCTGAGCGCCAGGTGATGTGA